A window of the Cicer arietinum cultivar CDC Frontier isolate Library 1 chromosome 6, Cicar.CDCFrontier_v2.0, whole genome shotgun sequence genome harbors these coding sequences:
- the LOC101493544 gene encoding probable inactive ATP-dependent zinc metalloprotease FTSHI 1, chloroplastic yields the protein MNILSYPNNNSYHIHTHQRHKTLRSNRNRTHHLLRRPFTVLCESSSSSHDFVKRVLEENPSQVPPKYLIGEKLYTSQQKENLAKKSNDGIFYVLKKKLSLKNSQRKKESEVLGEREDSVVLNDLLKEYKGKLYVPEQIFGTPLSEEEEFNENLKTLPKMSVEDFAKALSKDKIKSVTSKEDYGIGYRSYIVELKEIPGDKRLQATKWVLRVDNSEAQAILEEYYGPRYEIASARTMVSWVGKIAEYPHPVASSISSRVVAELGAVTVVLGLAAVLVGGFLSAAAFVATSFIFVTAVYVAWPISKPILNFFLGVAVSMLERVWDNVLDFFIDGAFLSKIYELFTAGGVASSVQILRIVMPVVVGMILLVRFTLSRKPKNFRKWDLWQGMNFSLSKAEARVDGSTGIKFSDVAGIDGAVEELQELVRYLKNPELFDKMGIKPPHGVLLEGPPGCGKTLVAKAIAGEAGVPFYQMAGSEFVEFLVGVGSARIRDLFKRAKVNKPSVVFIDEIDALATRRQGTFKESTDNLYNAATQERETTLNQLLIELDGFDTGKGIIFLAATNRRDLLDPALLRPGRLDRKIKILPPSAKGRLDILNIHASKVKMSDSVDLSSYAQNLPGWSGARLAQLIQEAALVAVRKRHNSIVQSHMDEAVDRLTVGPKCIGVELGYQGQCRRATTEVGVALTSHLLRRYENAKVEYCERISIVPRGQTLCQLVFHRLDDESYMFERRPQLLHRLQVLLGGRAAEEVIYGRDTSKASIEYLAHASWLARKILTIWNLEDPMVIHGEPSPWRKAVKFVGPRLDFEGSLYDDYDLIDPPLNFNLDSQVSQRTEELIHDMYGKTVSLLREHHAALLKTIKVLLNQKEMSGEEIDFILNKYPPQTPLHLLEEEIPGNLPFMKEQVPDLDYAIQAQSKGETV from the exons ATGAACATTCTCTCCTATCCCAACAACAATTCCTATCACATTCACACCCACCAACGCCACAAAACACTTCGTTCCAATCGTAACAGAACGCATCATCTTCTTCGCAGGCCATTCACAGTACTCTGCGAATCCTCGTCCAGCTCCCATGATTTCGTTAAGCGAGTCTTGGAAGAAAATCCTAGCCAAGTTCCACCCAAGTATCTGATTGGTGAAAAGTTATATACTTCGCAACAAAAAGAGAATTTAGCTAAAAAATCAAATGACGGTATTTTTTATGtgttgaagaaaaagctgagcTTGAAGAATTCTCAGAGGAAGAAAGAGAGTGAGGTTTTAGGAGAGAGAGAAGATTCTGTGGTTTTGAATGATTTGCTTAAAGAGTATAAAGGGAAACTCTATGTGCCGGAGCAAATTTTTGGTACACCGTTGTCTGAAGAAGAAGAGTTCAATgagaatttgaaaactttaCCGAAAATGAGTGTTGAGGATTTTGCTAAAGCGTTGAGTAAAGATAAGATTAAGTCGGTTACTTCAAAGGAAGATTATGGAATTGGTTATAGGAGTTACATTGTGGAATTGAAGGAAATTCCTGGTGATAAGAGATTGCAAGCTACAAAATg GGTTCTTAGGGTGGATAATAGTGAAGCTCAAGCAATTTTGGAGGAATATTATGGGCCACGATATGAGATAGCGAGCGCGCGTACTATGGTT TCTTGGGTGGGAAAAATAGCAGAGTACCCTCATCCAGTTGCATCTTCCATATCTAGTAGAGTGGTGGCCGAGCTTGGAGCGGTGACAGTAGTACTGGGTTTAGCTGCAGTTCTAGTTGGTGGCTTCCTTTCAGCAGCAGCTTTTGTTGCTACCAGTTTTATATTTGTGACAGCTGTATATGTAGCATGGCCTATATCCAAAccaattctcaatttttttcttgGAGTTGCTGTATCAATGCTGGAGAGGGTTTGGGATAATGTTCTTGACTTTTTCATAGATGGTGCTTTTTTGTCTAAGATTTATGAGCTTTTCACTGCTGGTGGTGTAGCTTCCAGCGTTCAGATATTGAGAATAGTAATGCCTGTAGTTGTGGGTATGATCCTTCTTGTTCGCTTCACTCTATCAAGAAAACCCAAGAACTTTAGGAAGTGG GATCTATGGCAGGGAATGAACTTCTCATTATCAAAAGCCGAAGCTCGTGTTGAT GGTTCAACTGGAATAAAGTTTTCTGACGTGGCTGGAATTGATGGGGCTGTGGAGGAACTTCAAgag TTGGTGAGGTACCTAAAAAATCCCGAGCTATTTGATAAAATGGGGATCAAACCCCCTCACGGTGTTCTTCTTGAGGGCCCTCCTGGATGTGGCAAG ACCTTGGTAGCCAAGGCTATAGCTGGTGAAGCTGGTGTTCCATTTTACCAAATGGCTGGATCAGAATTTGTGGAATTTTTAGTTGGTGTTGGTTCTGCACGTATTAGGGATTTGTTTAAAAGAGCCAAG GTAAACAAACCATCAGTTGTTTTTAtagatgaaatcgatgcatTGGCAACTAG GCGTCAAGGTACATTCAAGGAGTCAACAGATAACCTGTACAACGCAGCCACCCAGGAAAGAGAAACTACATTGAACCAATTGTTGATAGAGCTTGATGGTTTTGATACTGGAAAGGGCATCATATTTCTAGCTGCCACAAATCGAAGAGATTTGTTAGATCCTGCACTTCTTCGTCCAGGTCGCCTTGATAGAAAG ATCAAGATTCTCCCTCCTAGTGCTAAAGGAAGACTTGATATTTTGAATATTCATGCTAGCAAAGTAAAAATGTCAGATTCTGTTGATTTGTCCAGCTATGCACAGAACCTACCTG GATGGTCTGGAGCAAGATTGGCACAATTGATCCAAGAGGCTGCTCTTGTGGCTGTCAGGAAGCGACATAACTCAATTGTTCAGTCACATATGGATGAAGCAGTTGACAGACTTACAGTGGGACCTAAATGTATTGGAGTAGAATTAGGTTATCAAGGACAGTGTCGTCGAGCTACCACTGAAGTGGGAGTTGCATTAACTTCTCATCTGCTCCGGCGATATGAGAATGCCAAAGTTGAATACTGCGAACGCATCTCAATAGTACCTCGTGGTCAG ACGTTATGTCAATTGGTATTCCATCGGCTTGATGATGAATCATATATGTTTGAACGCCGTCCTCAATTGTTGCATCGTCTTCAG GTTTTGCTTGGAGGTAGAGCTGCTGAGGAGGTCATCTATGGACGTGACACATCAAAAGCCTCAATCGAATACCTTGCACATGCATCCTGGCTTGCTCGCAAAATATTAACCAT TTGGAATTTGGAAGATCCAATGGTCATACATGGAGAACCATCTCCTTGGAGGAAGGCTGTTAAATTTGTTGGACCAAGGCTGGATTTTGAAGGGTCTCTTTATGATGATTACGATCTGATTGATCCTCCCCTAAACTTTAATCTGGATTCTCAAGTTTCACAAAGAACTGAAGAATTGATACATGACATGTATGGAAAGACAGTGTCTCTTCTTAGGGAGCACCATGCAGCTTTGCTTAAAACTATAAAG GTTCTTCTCAATCAAAAGGAAATGAGTGGTGAGGAAATAGACTTCATTTTGAACAAATACCCTCCCCAAACACCTCTACATCTTTTGGAGGAGGAAATTCCTGGCAACCTTCCTTTCATGAAAGAACAAGTGCCCGATTTGGACTATGCTATACAAGCTCAATCAAAGGGAGAAACCGTGTGA